A single genomic interval of Spinacia oleracea cultivar Varoflay chromosome 6, BTI_SOV_V1, whole genome shotgun sequence harbors:
- the LOC110788502 gene encoding auxin-induced protein 10A5 — protein MSTAIANSNGLPKCNKIRHIVRLRQMLRRWRSKAAQRRIPSDVPAGHIAVTVGCNSRRFVVRASYLNHPVLRKLLVQAEEEYGFTNQIGPLSIPCDEKVFEEIIRFLNRSDSNGRFVNLEDFQRSSYCHVGFRGPRADSHPLLEKSVW, from the coding sequence ATGTCGACCGCAATAGCAAACAGCAATGGATTACCAAAGTGCAACAAAATCCGCCACATTGTACGTCTCCGCCAGATGCTCCGCCGTTGGAGGAGCAAAGCAGCACAACGTCGCATCCCCTCCGATGTTCCCGCCGGTCACATCGCTGTTACCGTTGGCTGCAACTCCCGCCGCTTCGTCGTCCGAGCTAGTTATCTAAACCATCCTGTATTGAGAAAACTACTGGTTCAGGCCGAGGAAGAGTATGGCTTCACGAACCAGATCGGACCCCTCTCTATTCCTTGCGATGAGAAAGTTTTCGAGGAAATCATCCGGTTCTTGAACCGGTCTGACTCCAATGGCAGGTTCGTTAATCTTGAGGATTTCCAACGCTCCTCTTACTGCCACGTTGGCTTCCGAGGGCCCCGCGCTGATTCACATCCTCTGCTCGAGAAATCCGTCTGGTAA